A DNA window from Pogona vitticeps strain Pit_001003342236 chromosome 2, PviZW2.1, whole genome shotgun sequence contains the following coding sequences:
- the LOC140701296 gene encoding uncharacterized protein LOC140701296 isoform X4, with the protein MALLHHKRVHIGQKCLITDRSGKNFDHKSRFVSPQRAHTGGKTYKCQECGKCFACNSHLLIHQRVHTGEKPYKCQACGKCFAQNSSFLIHQRVHTGEKPYRCQECGKYFALSSSLINHQRIHTGEKPFQCQACGKCFSQNSNLLTHQKVHTGDKPYRCQECGKCFSLSSCLMSHQRVHTGEKPYKCQECGKRFAYHSQLVKHRRVHTGENPYRCQECGKCFGYMADLMKHERVHTGEKPYKCQECGKCFAQKSVLVTHQRVHTGEKPYKCKECNKCFTQNSSLLIHQRVHTGEKPYVCQDCGKCFAYNSQLVDHQKVHTGEKPFQCQECGKCFSQNSNLVIHQRVHTGEKPYKCPECGKCFAVSSYLMNHQRVHTGEKPYQCQECGKYFSQNSNLLIHQRVHTGNKPYRCQECGKCYAYNSYLTNHQRVHTGEKPYKCQKCGKCYTRNSTLLRHQRIHI; encoded by the coding sequence ATGGCACTTCTGCATCACAAGAGAGTCCACATTGGACAGAAGTGCTTGATCACTGACAGATCTGGGAAAAATTTTGATCACAAGTCACGTTTTGTGAGCCCACAAAGAGCCCATACAGGAGGGAaaacatacaaatgccaggagtgcgggaaatgttttgcttgcaaTTCACACCTCCTgatccaccagagagtccacacaggagagaaaccgtacaaatgccaggcatgtgggaagtgttttgctcAAAATTCAAGCTTCCTgatccaccagagagtccacacaggagagaaaccatacagatgccaagagtgtgggaaatattttgctctCAGTTCATCCCTTATTAatcaccagagaatccacacgggtgagaaaccatttcagtgccaggcatgtgggaaatgtttttctcagaattcaAACCTCCTGACTCACCAGAAGGTCCACACAGGAGATAAACCTTACagatgtcaggagtgtgggaagtgtttttcTCTCAGTTCATGCCTTATGagtcaccagagagtccacacaggagagaaaccatacaaatgccaagaatgtgggaaacGTTTTGCTTACCATTCTCAGCTTGTCAAGCATcgaagagtccacacaggagagaacccATACCggtgccaagagtgtgggaaatgttttggttATATGGCAGACCTTATGAAGCAtgagagagtccacactggagaaaaaccctacaaatgtcaAGAGTGTGGAAAATGCTTTGCTCAAAAATCAGTCCTTGTGACTCAtcaaagagtccacacaggggagaagccatacaaGTGCAAGGAGTGTAATAAATGTTTTACTCAGAATTCAAGTCTTCTTATCCATCAGAGagtacacacaggagagaagccatatgtatgccaggactgtgggaaatgttttgcttacaattcaCAGCTTGTGGATCATCAGAAagtccacacaggggaaaaaccattccaatgccaggagtgcgggaaatgtttttctcagaattcaAACCTTGTCATTCACCAAAGAGTCCATACAGGagaaaaaccgtacaaatgcccagaatgtgggaaatgttttgctgtcaGTTCATACCTTATGaaccaccagagagtccacacaggagagaaaccatatcagtgccaggagtgtgggaaatatttttctcAGAATTCCAATCTTCTGatccatcagagagtccacacaggaaaTAAACCTTACaggtgccaggagtgtgggaaatgttatgCGTATAATTCATACCTTACTaatcatcagagagtccacacaggggagaagccatacaaatgccagaagtgtgggaaatgttataCTCGCAATTCAACACTTTTGAGGCATCAAAGAATCCATATATGA